A genomic window from Pseudomonas alcaligenes includes:
- the bamE gene encoding outer membrane protein assembly factor BamE, with protein MSPRSLVVLAACVLLAACSKINQENYSKLKAGMAKSEVESLLGSPSECSGAIGLTSCTWGDDKTFISVQFAGDKVMMFAGQGLK; from the coding sequence ATGTCGCCGCGTTCACTCGTCGTCCTCGCCGCCTGTGTCCTGCTCGCCGCCTGCAGCAAGATCAACCAGGAGAACTATTCCAAGCTCAAGGCCGGCATGGCCAAGAGCGAGGTGGAAAGCCTGCTCGGCAGCCCCAGCGAGTGCTCCGGCGCCATCGGTCTGACCAGCTGCACCTGGGGCGATGACAAGACCTTCATCAGCGTGCAGTTCGCCGGCGACAAGGTGATGATGTTCGCCGGCCAGGGCCTGAAATGA
- a CDS encoding DUF924 family protein has translation MQPWQPLLDWWFGTGATASEVAAERSGLWFGYRAEQDEKARQRFGPHCEQALAGGLGDWAGQPDGWLALLLLLDQLPRMIHRGTPQAFAGDARARQLVRQGLEQGFDARLPAIRRVFAYLVLEHAEDLALQDEAVARFGALRDQAAPSERALFDGYLDYAVRHQRVIQRFGRFPHRNAVLGRPSTAEEAQFLTEPGSRF, from the coding sequence ATGCAGCCCTGGCAGCCCCTGCTCGACTGGTGGTTCGGAACCGGCGCAACCGCCAGCGAGGTGGCGGCTGAGCGCAGCGGGCTGTGGTTCGGCTATCGTGCCGAGCAGGACGAGAAGGCGCGCCAGCGCTTCGGCCCGCACTGCGAGCAGGCGCTGGCCGGCGGCCTGGGCGACTGGGCCGGGCAGCCGGACGGCTGGCTGGCCTTGCTGCTGTTGCTCGACCAGCTGCCGCGGATGATCCATCGCGGCACGCCGCAAGCCTTCGCTGGCGATGCGCGGGCCCGCCAGCTGGTCCGCCAGGGCCTGGAGCAGGGCTTCGATGCCAGGCTGCCGGCCATCCGCCGGGTATTCGCCTACCTGGTGCTGGAGCATGCCGAGGACCTGGCCCTGCAGGACGAGGCGGTCGCCCGCTTCGGCGCGCTGCGCGACCAGGCGGCGCCGAGCGAGCGCGCATTGTTCGACGGCTATCTGGATTACGCCGTGCGCCACCAGCGGGTGATCCAGCGCTTCGGCCGCTTTCCCCATCGCAACGCCGTGCTCGGCCGTCCTTCCACGGCCGAGGAGGCGCAGTTCCTCACGGAACCCGGCTCACGCTTCTGA
- a CDS encoding class 1 fructose-bisphosphatase: MSRVTLSRYLIEQTRSHNTPADLRFLIEVVARACKEISHAVSKGALGGVLGSMGTENVQGEVQKKLDVISNEILLEANEWGGHLAGMASEEMDNAYQIPGKYPKGAYLLVFDPLDGSSNIDVNVSVGTIFSVLRCPDQYLNQNGSLDEQAFLQPGTEQVAAGYAIYGPQTMLMLTLGDGVKGFTLDRELGSFVLTHDNIRVPEATKEFAINMSNQRHWEAPVQRYVSELLAGETGPLGKNYNMRWIASMVADVHRILTRGGIFMYPRDGREPEKPGKLRLMYEANPMAMIIEQAGGAATNGAQRILDLKPESLHQRVAVFLGSKEEVLRISAYHRG; this comes from the coding sequence ATGTCGCGCGTCACCCTCAGCCGCTATCTGATCGAACAGACCCGCAGCCACAACACCCCAGCCGATCTGCGTTTCCTCATCGAAGTAGTGGCGCGTGCCTGCAAGGAAATCAGCCATGCCGTGTCCAAGGGGGCGCTGGGCGGCGTGCTCGGCAGCATGGGCACCGAGAACGTGCAGGGCGAGGTGCAGAAGAAGCTCGACGTGATCTCCAACGAGATCCTGCTGGAAGCCAACGAATGGGGCGGGCACCTGGCCGGCATGGCCTCCGAGGAAATGGACAACGCCTACCAGATCCCCGGCAAGTACCCCAAGGGTGCCTACCTGCTGGTGTTCGACCCGCTGGATGGCTCCTCCAACATCGACGTCAACGTCTCGGTCGGCACCATCTTCTCCGTGCTGCGCTGCCCGGATCAGTACCTCAACCAGAACGGCAGCCTCGACGAGCAGGCCTTCCTCCAGCCGGGTACCGAGCAGGTAGCCGCCGGCTACGCCATCTACGGTCCGCAGACCATGCTGATGCTGACCCTCGGCGATGGCGTCAAGGGCTTCACCCTGGACCGCGAGCTGGGCAGCTTCGTGCTGACCCACGACAACATCCGCGTGCCGGAGGCGACCAAGGAATTCGCCATCAACATGTCCAACCAGCGCCACTGGGAGGCCCCGGTGCAGCGCTACGTGTCCGAGCTGCTGGCCGGCGAGACCGGGCCGCTGGGCAAGAACTACAACATGCGCTGGATCGCCTCCATGGTCGCCGACGTGCATCGCATCCTCACCCGCGGTGGCATCTTCATGTACCCGCGCGACGGTCGCGAGCCGGAGAAGCCGGGCAAGCTGCGCCTGATGTACGAGGCCAACCCGATGGCGATGATCATCGAACAGGCCGGTGGCGCCGCCACCAACGGCGCCCAGCGCATCCTCGACCTGAAACCTGAGAGCCTGCACCAGCGCGTGGCGGTGTTCCTCGGCTCCAAGGAAGAAGTGCTGCGCATCAGCGCCTACCATCGCGGCTGA
- a CDS encoding autotransporter domain-containing protein, which translates to MKRLLTPLAAACLLASTSLSLQASPYSSLIVFGDSLSDAGWNTGPDGPIRFTNRVGPTYGAGEAYGPVAPMLLGSELGFGADGLAAANAGGNNWAVGGYRTDQILDTVNSNYLAANGFRADPDALYYITGGGNDFLQGRVTSTATAQAAAGRLVDSVEALRAAGARYIVVWLLPDVGKTPALSGTGVGAAASQLGVDFNAELVRQLSSVNAEIIPLNVPLMLSEVLADPGRYGLATDQNLIGTCFDDCSAQNPVYGINGTNPDPTKLLFDDGVHPTIAGQRLIADYAYSLLAAPWEISLLPEMAHGTLRSHQDQLRAQWQADWEAWQAVGQWRTFVNGGGQRLDYDVYDSSADGNGYSLNLGGSYRLNEAWRVGLAAGLYEQGLEAGEADSDYDLRSYLATAFAQYQHDRWWGEAAVSIGYLDYHDLERQFDLGPASRGEKGDTDGDLWSLSGRIGYDIAQSPDSQWHLSPFVSADYARVEVDGYSENSNLSTALNYGDQKRSSKRLGIGLQGLFDLNQQTRLFGEVAMEREYEDDASEVDMSLRSLPTIGYTLEGYVPDDKTWRASFGVSHQLAPGLALRGAYTYRDADDSDQQGINLSLSWDI; encoded by the coding sequence ATGAAGCGCTTACTGACTCCGCTGGCGGCCGCTTGCCTGCTGGCCAGTACTTCCCTCTCGCTGCAAGCCTCCCCCTATTCGAGTCTGATCGTATTCGGCGACAGCCTCAGCGATGCCGGCTGGAACACGGGCCCCGATGGTCCCATCCGCTTTACTAACAGGGTTGGCCCGACCTACGGTGCTGGTGAAGCCTACGGGCCGGTCGCCCCCATGTTGCTGGGCAGCGAGTTGGGCTTCGGTGCCGACGGGCTCGCCGCTGCGAATGCCGGCGGCAACAACTGGGCCGTTGGCGGTTACCGCACCGATCAGATACTCGATACGGTCAATAGTAATTACCTGGCGGCCAATGGCTTTCGCGCCGACCCCGATGCGCTGTACTACATCACCGGCGGCGGCAACGACTTTCTCCAGGGGCGAGTGACCAGTACCGCTACTGCTCAGGCCGCTGCGGGGCGCCTGGTCGACAGCGTGGAAGCACTCCGCGCCGCAGGTGCCCGCTATATCGTGGTCTGGCTGTTGCCGGACGTAGGCAAGACCCCGGCGCTTTCCGGAACCGGCGTAGGGGCTGCTGCCTCCCAGCTGGGTGTCGACTTCAATGCCGAGCTGGTGCGCCAGCTGTCCTCGGTGAATGCCGAGATTATTCCGCTGAATGTGCCACTGATGCTTTCCGAGGTGCTGGCCGATCCTGGGCGCTATGGTCTGGCGACCGATCAGAATCTGATCGGGACCTGCTTCGACGATTGCTCGGCCCAGAATCCTGTGTACGGTATCAATGGCACTAATCCGGACCCGACCAAACTGCTGTTCGATGACGGCGTACACCCGACCATCGCCGGCCAGCGGTTGATCGCCGATTACGCCTACTCGCTGCTGGCTGCGCCCTGGGAGATCAGCCTGCTGCCGGAGATGGCCCATGGCACCCTGCGCTCCCACCAGGACCAGCTGCGTGCCCAGTGGCAGGCAGACTGGGAGGCTTGGCAGGCAGTCGGCCAGTGGCGCACCTTCGTCAACGGCGGCGGCCAGCGTCTGGACTATGACGTCTACGACAGCTCGGCCGATGGCAATGGCTACAGCCTCAACCTCGGCGGTAGCTACCGCCTCAACGAGGCCTGGCGCGTCGGCCTGGCTGCCGGTCTCTACGAACAAGGTCTGGAGGCCGGCGAGGCCGATTCCGACTATGACCTGCGCAGCTACCTGGCCACCGCCTTCGCTCAGTACCAGCACGACCGCTGGTGGGGCGAGGCTGCCGTCAGCATCGGCTACCTGGACTATCACGACCTGGAGCGCCAGTTCGATCTCGGGCCGGCCAGTCGTGGCGAGAAGGGGGATACCGATGGCGACCTCTGGAGTCTGAGCGGGCGCATCGGCTACGACATCGCCCAGAGCCCGGACAGCCAGTGGCACCTGAGTCCCTTCGTCAGCGCCGACTATGCGCGGGTCGAGGTGGACGGCTACTCGGAGAACAGCAACCTGTCGACGGCGCTGAACTATGGCGACCAGAAGCGCAGTTCCAAGCGCCTGGGTATTGGTCTGCAGGGGCTGTTCGACCTCAATCAGCAGACCCGCCTGTTCGGCGAGGTGGCGATGGAACGCGAGTACGAGGATGACGCCAGCGAAGTCGACATGTCGCTGCGTAGCCTGCCGACCATCGGTTACACGCTGGAAGGCTACGTGCCGGATGACAAGACCTGGCGTGCCAGTTTCGGCGTCAGCCACCAGCTGGCTCCCGGTCTGGCCCTGCGCGGTGCCTATACCTACCGCGACGCCGATGACAGCGACCAGCAAGGCATCAATCTGTCCCTGTCCTGGGATATCTGA
- a CDS encoding DUF3999 domain-containing protein, protein MNKYLSIALAALLMAPLARADYATQVPLALEGEGPWYRLELPLSLQMAARHTDLRDLRVLNTESEELAYALTLGSAQSEEKRREAAVKWFPLRGTADTQAVPAIRVQRSTSGTLVEVAPEQAGQDEQILRGWLLDASTFDQPLHRLQLDWSAEQEGFQRFSIEASDDLQHWQRWADGQIARLSFDGERVEQREVALPGAKARYLRLLWQAPQQAPALLAVRVVSIENQAAAPSLAWSAPLRPTSSKAGEYSWELPLSLPLQKIRVELPAGNVLAPVSLASRGAGKLDWRPLTSGLLYRLPQDGKEVLRDEIELWGTPVQQLRMRVDARGGGLGSEGATIRVAVRATQVVFLARGSAPYRLALGDASARSAALPLGTLIPGYEPRRLTSLGRATAPETVPAAVRQAASAAQSAADWKRIGLWGVLLAGVALLGAMAFSLLRGAKVGEH, encoded by the coding sequence ATGAACAAGTACCTCTCGATTGCCCTCGCGGCGCTGCTCATGGCGCCGCTGGCGCGGGCCGACTATGCGACCCAGGTGCCGCTGGCGCTGGAAGGCGAGGGACCCTGGTATCGCCTGGAGCTGCCGCTGTCACTGCAGATGGCTGCCCGTCATACCGACCTGCGTGACCTGCGGGTGCTCAATACCGAGAGCGAGGAGCTGGCCTATGCCCTGACCCTGGGCAGCGCCCAATCCGAGGAAAAACGCCGGGAGGCGGCGGTGAAATGGTTCCCGCTGCGCGGCACGGCCGATACCCAGGCGGTACCGGCCATTCGCGTGCAGCGCAGTACCAGCGGCACCCTGGTGGAGGTGGCGCCGGAGCAGGCCGGGCAGGACGAGCAGATCCTGCGCGGCTGGCTGCTGGATGCCAGCACCTTCGATCAACCGCTGCACCGTCTGCAGCTGGACTGGAGCGCCGAGCAGGAGGGCTTCCAGCGCTTCTCCATCGAGGCCAGCGACGACCTGCAGCACTGGCAGCGCTGGGCGGATGGGCAGATCGCCCGCCTGAGCTTCGATGGCGAGCGTGTCGAGCAGCGCGAGGTGGCGCTGCCGGGCGCCAAGGCGCGCTACCTGCGCCTGCTCTGGCAGGCGCCGCAGCAGGCGCCGGCGCTGCTTGCCGTGCGTGTGGTGAGCATCGAGAACCAGGCGGCCGCCCCCTCGCTGGCCTGGTCCGCGCCGCTGCGGCCGACTTCGAGCAAGGCCGGCGAGTACAGCTGGGAGCTGCCTCTGTCGCTGCCGCTGCAGAAGATTCGTGTCGAGCTGCCGGCCGGCAACGTGCTGGCGCCGGTCAGCCTGGCCTCGCGCGGTGCCGGCAAGCTGGACTGGCGACCACTGACCAGTGGCCTGCTCTATCGCCTGCCGCAGGACGGCAAGGAAGTGCTGCGGGACGAGATCGAGCTGTGGGGCACGCCGGTGCAGCAGCTGCGTATGCGTGTCGACGCCCGCGGTGGTGGCCTCGGCAGCGAGGGGGCGACCATCCGGGTGGCGGTGCGCGCGACCCAGGTGGTGTTCCTCGCCCGCGGTTCCGCGCCCTATCGGTTGGCCCTGGGCGATGCCTCGGCACGCTCCGCGGCACTGCCGCTGGGCACCCTGATCCCCGGCTACGAGCCCAGGCGCCTGACCAGCCTGGGGCGCGCAACGGCGCCCGAGACGGTGCCGGCGGCGGTGCGTCAGGCCGCCTCTGCAGCGCAGTCTGCCGCAGACTGGAAACGCATCGGCTTATGGGGCGTATTGCTGGCCGGAGTCGCCTTGCTCGGCGCCATGGCCTTCAGTCTTCTGCGTGGCGCGAAGGTCGGTGAACACTAG
- a CDS encoding DUF2339 domain-containing protein, whose protein sequence is MQWIFMLVGLVLGALAGESVTSALLGGLIGLGLGQALRLQQLAADNARLRQELKGFAERFERGTTAVVERLVRLESGQPAGAAAESQAPAAATATPPRPGPEPAPVEAGPLPERSADELVWELPELPATPAPEPQLQAEPVAAPVEPSPSPRPATPRQPAPPREPSPIARAFALAKAWLLGGNTVLRVGVVLLFLGLAFLLRYATEGMVVPVELRYAGVAASAIALLGLGWWLRWRNPSYGLMLQGTGIAVLYLTVFAAMRLHPLLDPKLALGLLVLVTAFSAILAVAQNALGLAVAAALGGFAAPILTSTGSGNHVALFSYFILLNAGILAIAWFKAWRLLNLVGFLGTFGIGFAWGLRSYTPELLWSSEPFLIVFFLMYVAIGLLFARRKLREAADAPEGRDELLRWSRGRADYVDATVLFGPPLVGFGLQYAIVQHLEFAAAFSALGLGLFYLLLARLLRGRHVLLLMETCLALGVVFATLAIPLGLDARWTSAAWAVEGAGIYWLGLRQGRPLARIFALLLQAGAALAFLGQVDIGYDNLLDGAPLGALMLGVALLFSFWQLRRAPQEASRDWERRGLPWLAVAGLLFLYLIAPLCFGAEGTAIVWALAGLATLFVGLRLQARSFLFTAFAVQLLGGAVFLTQMQGSGLGESGVFYSGWRGLLVCSLIGLALVAGMLIAVRDKLVSEDRRLMRGLSLVMLVGLLFVNLAVLFVLPWQSAAAVWAGSGLLILWLSLQLQLRASFLFGLLLQVVGGIAFLAASPLLLGYLPSEGLRPLAHSGFWAPLVLGLAAQVGAWRLRHVLLRQQAGSLGSLSLQRFSQLLLAWGAGWWALALASEVLRFVAAELQGAALLALAALSVALWAWLAGRLRWRSLALLCTLLVPAGLVILLHLAHHLYHPAVGFGWLGWGLLFAVHLWSLKRLAELLPAGVRSAAHVLGCWLILGVLALELRYGLMLLAEHYNAWRWLGWAVLPSAFLLAMAAPRAWPWPVAAYPREYRVLAAAPLALLMLGWLWLANIASDGSADPLPYLPLLNPLELGMLLVLLAIYTWLRGGLPQLGLAAYGERIAQTVAGASLFVVLTASVFRAAHHWGGVPYELDALLDSMLVQAGLSIVWTLIALPLMILGHLRGRRELWLLGAALIAVVVAKLFFVELGNRGGLERIVSFIGVGVLLLVVGYFAPLPPRKAEPTQVNS, encoded by the coding sequence ATGCAATGGATCTTCATGCTGGTCGGCCTGGTGCTCGGTGCACTGGCCGGAGAATCGGTGACCTCCGCCCTGCTCGGCGGGCTGATCGGTCTGGGCCTGGGCCAGGCACTGCGCTTGCAGCAGCTGGCGGCCGACAATGCGCGGTTGCGCCAGGAGCTGAAGGGCTTCGCCGAGCGCTTCGAGCGCGGCACCACGGCCGTGGTCGAGCGCCTGGTCCGGCTGGAGAGTGGCCAGCCGGCGGGCGCCGCAGCCGAGTCGCAGGCGCCGGCTGCAGCCACAGCCACTCCACCCAGGCCTGGGCCCGAACCGGCACCGGTCGAGGCAGGGCCTCTGCCTGAGAGATCGGCCGACGAGCTGGTCTGGGAACTGCCGGAACTGCCCGCCACCCCGGCCCCGGAGCCCCAGCTACAGGCTGAACCGGTCGCTGCACCTGTCGAGCCTTCGCCATCTCCCCGCCCGGCTACCCCGCGTCAGCCGGCGCCGCCGCGCGAACCCTCGCCCATCGCCCGCGCTTTCGCCCTGGCCAAGGCCTGGTTGCTCGGTGGCAATACCGTGCTGCGCGTTGGTGTGGTGCTGCTGTTCCTCGGCCTGGCCTTCCTCCTGCGTTACGCCACCGAGGGCATGGTGGTGCCGGTGGAACTGCGCTATGCCGGCGTGGCGGCCAGCGCCATCGCCCTGCTCGGCCTCGGCTGGTGGTTGCGCTGGCGCAACCCCAGCTACGGCCTGATGCTGCAGGGCACCGGCATTGCCGTGCTGTACCTGACGGTGTTCGCCGCCATGCGCCTGCACCCGCTGCTCGACCCCAAGCTGGCGCTCGGCCTGCTGGTGCTGGTCACCGCCTTCTCGGCCATCCTCGCCGTGGCGCAGAACGCCCTGGGCCTGGCAGTGGCGGCGGCACTCGGCGGCTTCGCCGCGCCGATCCTCACCTCCACCGGCAGTGGCAACCATGTGGCGCTGTTCAGCTACTTCATCCTGCTCAACGCCGGCATCCTCGCCATCGCCTGGTTCAAGGCCTGGCGCCTGCTCAACCTGGTCGGCTTCCTCGGCACCTTCGGCATCGGCTTCGCCTGGGGCCTGCGCTCCTACACCCCGGAGCTGCTGTGGAGCAGCGAGCCGTTCCTGATTGTGTTTTTCCTGATGTACGTGGCCATCGGCCTGCTGTTCGCCCGGCGCAAGCTGCGCGAGGCGGCGGACGCGCCGGAGGGTCGCGACGAGTTGCTGCGCTGGTCGCGCGGGCGCGCCGACTATGTCGACGCCACCGTGCTGTTCGGCCCGCCGCTGGTGGGCTTCGGCCTGCAGTACGCCATCGTCCAGCACCTCGAATTCGCCGCCGCCTTCAGCGCCCTGGGCCTCGGCCTGTTCTACCTGCTGCTGGCGCGACTGCTGCGCGGGCGCCATGTGCTGCTGTTGATGGAGACCTGCCTGGCGCTGGGCGTGGTGTTCGCTACCCTGGCCATCCCGCTGGGCCTGGATGCGCGCTGGACTTCCGCCGCCTGGGCGGTGGAGGGCGCCGGCATCTACTGGCTGGGCCTGCGCCAGGGGCGGCCGCTGGCGCGCATCTTCGCCCTGCTGCTGCAGGCCGGTGCGGCGCTGGCCTTCCTCGGCCAGGTCGATATCGGCTACGACAACCTGCTCGACGGTGCGCCGCTGGGTGCGCTGATGCTCGGCGTGGCGTTGCTGTTCAGCTTCTGGCAGCTGCGTCGTGCGCCGCAGGAGGCGAGTCGCGACTGGGAGCGTCGTGGCCTGCCCTGGCTGGCGGTGGCGGGCCTGCTGTTTCTCTACCTGATCGCGCCGCTGTGTTTCGGCGCCGAGGGTACGGCCATCGTCTGGGCGCTGGCGGGGCTGGCCACCTTGTTCGTTGGCCTGCGCCTGCAGGCGCGCAGTTTCCTGTTCACGGCCTTCGCCGTGCAGTTGCTCGGTGGCGCGGTGTTCCTCACGCAGATGCAGGGTAGCGGGCTGGGCGAGTCCGGGGTGTTCTATTCCGGCTGGCGCGGCCTGCTGGTCTGCTCGCTGATCGGCCTGGCACTGGTGGCCGGCATGCTGATCGCGGTGCGCGACAAGCTGGTCAGCGAGGATCGCCGGCTGATGCGCGGCCTGTCGCTGGTGATGCTGGTCGGCCTGCTGTTCGTCAACCTCGCCGTGCTGTTCGTGCTGCCCTGGCAGAGCGCCGCGGCGGTGTGGGCCGGCAGCGGCCTGCTGATCCTCTGGCTCAGCCTGCAGCTGCAGCTGCGCGCCAGCTTCCTGTTCGGCCTGTTGCTGCAGGTGGTCGGTGGCATCGCCTTCCTCGCCGCCAGCCCATTGCTGCTCGGTTATTTGCCCAGCGAGGGGCTGCGTCCGCTGGCGCATTCCGGCTTCTGGGCGCCGCTGGTGCTGGGCCTGGCCGCGCAGGTCGGCGCCTGGCGCCTGCGCCATGTACTACTGCGCCAGCAGGCCGGCAGCCTGGGTAGCCTGAGCCTGCAGCGTTTTTCCCAGCTGTTGCTGGCCTGGGGCGCCGGCTGGTGGGCGCTGGCCCTGGCCAGCGAGGTGCTGCGTTTCGTCGCGGCCGAGCTGCAGGGCGCCGCGCTGCTGGCGCTGGCCGCGCTCAGCGTGGCGCTGTGGGCCTGGCTGGCCGGGCGCCTGCGCTGGCGCTCCCTGGCCCTGCTGTGCACCTTGCTGGTGCCGGCCGGCTTGGTGATTCTGCTGCACCTGGCGCACCACCTCTACCATCCAGCGGTCGGCTTCGGCTGGCTCGGCTGGGGCCTGCTGTTCGCCGTGCACCTGTGGTCGCTCAAGCGCCTGGCCGAGCTGCTGCCGGCGGGTGTGCGCAGCGCGGCCCATGTGCTGGGCTGCTGGCTGATTCTCGGCGTGCTGGCCCTGGAGTTGCGTTATGGTCTGATGCTGCTGGCCGAGCACTACAACGCCTGGCGTTGGCTGGGCTGGGCCGTGTTGCCGAGTGCCTTCCTCCTGGCCATGGCCGCACCGCGCGCCTGGCCCTGGCCGGTAGCGGCCTACCCGCGCGAATACCGGGTGCTGGCGGCCGCGCCACTGGCGCTGCTGATGCTCGGCTGGTTGTGGCTGGCCAACATCGCCAGCGACGGCAGTGCCGATCCGTTGCCCTACCTGCCGCTGCTCAACCCGCTGGAGCTGGGCATGCTGCTGGTACTGCTGGCGATCTACACCTGGCTGCGCGGCGGCCTGCCGCAGCTGGGGCTGGCGGCGTATGGCGAGCGCATCGCGCAGACCGTCGCCGGTGCCTCGCTGTTCGTGGTGCTGACTGCCAGCGTATTCCGCGCGGCCCATCATTGGGGCGGCGTGCCCTACGAGCTGGATGCGCTGCTCGACTCGATGCTGGTGCAGGCCGGCCTGTCCATCGTCTGGACCCTGATCGCCCTGCCGCTGATGATCCTCGGCCACCTGCGTGGCCGCCGCGAGCTTTGGCTGCTGGGCGCGGCGCTGATCGCCGTGGTGGTGGCCAAGCTGTTCTTCGTCGAGCTGGGCAACCGCGGTGGCCTGGAGCGCATCGTTTCCTTCATCGGCGTCGGCGTTCTGCTCCTGGTGGTCGGCTACTTCGCCCCGCTGCCTCCGCGCAAAGCCGAGCCCACACAGGTGAACTCATGA
- a CDS encoding acyl-CoA dehydrogenase C-terminal domain-containing protein — protein sequence MADYKAPLRDMRFVLNEVFDVSKLWAELPGLAEVVDADTAAAILEEAGKVTAGTIAPLNRSGDEEGCSWTDGAVKTPAGFPEAYQTYAEGGWVGVGGSPEFGGMGMPKVIGAQVEEMVNSANLSFGLYPMLTAGACLSILNHASEELKQQYLPNMYAGVWAGSMCLTEPHAGTDLGIIRTKAEPQADGSYKISGTKIFITGGEHDLTENIIHLVLAKLPDAPAGPKGISLFLVPKVMVNADGSLGAKNSLGCGSIEHKMGIKASATCVMNFDGATGYLVGEVNKGLNAMFTMMNYERLGVGIQGLALGERSYQSAVEYARERIQSRAPTGPVAKDKAADPIIVHPDVRRMLLTMKALNEGGRAFSSYVAMQLDTAKYSEDKATAKRAEELVALLTPVAKAFLTDMGLETTVHGQQIFGGHGFIREWGQEQLIRDCRITQIYEGTNGIQSLDLMGRKIVGSGGSFYKHLSDEIKGFVASADASLAEFTGPLKAAVENLDALTLWVIEQAKANPNEIGAASVEYLHVFGYTAYAYMWALMARAALGKEGQDDFYASKLGTARFFFARLLPRIHSLTASVKAGSESLYLLDAAQF from the coding sequence ATGGCCGACTACAAAGCTCCCCTGCGCGACATGCGCTTCGTTCTCAATGAAGTCTTCGACGTCTCCAAGCTGTGGGCCGAGCTGCCCGGCCTGGCCGAAGTGGTCGACGCCGACACCGCCGCCGCCATCCTCGAAGAGGCCGGCAAGGTCACCGCCGGCACCATCGCCCCGCTGAACCGCAGCGGCGACGAGGAAGGCTGCAGCTGGACCGACGGCGCGGTGAAGACCCCGGCCGGCTTCCCCGAGGCCTACCAGACCTACGCCGAAGGCGGCTGGGTCGGTGTCGGCGGCTCGCCGGAGTTCGGCGGCATGGGCATGCCCAAGGTGATCGGCGCCCAGGTCGAGGAGATGGTCAACTCGGCCAACCTGTCCTTCGGTCTGTACCCGATGCTGACCGCCGGCGCCTGCCTGTCGATCCTCAACCACGCCAGCGAAGAGCTGAAGCAGCAGTACCTGCCGAACATGTACGCCGGCGTCTGGGCCGGTTCCATGTGCCTGACCGAGCCGCACGCCGGTACAGACCTGGGCATCATCCGCACCAAGGCCGAACCGCAGGCCGATGGCAGCTACAAGATCAGCGGCACCAAGATCTTCATCACCGGCGGTGAGCACGACCTGACCGAGAACATCATCCACCTGGTGCTGGCCAAGCTGCCGGACGCCCCGGCCGGCCCGAAAGGCATCTCGCTGTTCCTGGTGCCGAAGGTGATGGTCAATGCCGACGGCTCGCTGGGCGCGAAGAACTCGCTGGGCTGCGGCTCGATCGAGCACAAGATGGGCATCAAGGCCTCGGCCACCTGCGTGATGAACTTCGACGGCGCCACCGGCTACCTGGTCGGCGAGGTGAACAAGGGCCTCAACGCCATGTTCACCATGATGAACTACGAGCGCCTGGGCGTCGGCATCCAGGGCCTGGCCCTGGGCGAGCGTTCCTACCAGAGCGCCGTCGAGTACGCCCGCGAGCGTATCCAGAGCCGCGCGCCGACCGGCCCGGTGGCCAAGGACAAGGCGGCCGACCCGATCATCGTGCATCCGGACGTGCGCCGCATGCTGCTGACCATGAAGGCGCTGAACGAGGGTGGCCGCGCCTTCTCCAGCTACGTCGCCATGCAGCTGGACACCGCCAAGTACAGCGAAGACAAGGCAACCGCCAAGCGCGCCGAGGAGCTGGTCGCCCTGCTGACCCCGGTGGCCAAGGCCTTCCTCACCGACATGGGCCTGGAAACCACCGTGCACGGCCAGCAGATCTTCGGCGGCCACGGCTTCATCCGCGAGTGGGGCCAGGAGCAGCTGATCCGCGACTGCCGCATCACCCAGATCTACGAAGGCACCAACGGCATCCAGTCGCTGGACCTGATGGGCCGCAAGATCGTCGGCAGCGGTGGCAGCTTCTACAAGCACCTGTCCGACGAGATCAAGGGCTTCGTCGCTTCCGCCGATGCCTCGCTGGCCGAGTTCACCGGCCCGCTGAAGGCCGCCGTGGAGAACCTCGATGCCCTGACCCTGTGGGTGATCGAGCAGGCCAAGGCCAACCCGAACGAGATCGGCGCCGCCTCGGTGGAGTACCTGCACGTGTTCGGCTACACCGCCTACGCCTACATGTGGGCGCTGATGGCCCGTGCCGCGCTGGGTAAGGAAGGTCAGGACGACTTCTACGCCAGCAAGCTGGGTACCGCGCGCTTCTTCTTCGCCCGCCTGCTGCCGCGCATCCACTCGCTGACCGCCTCGGTCAAGGCCGGTAGCGAGTCGCTGTACCTGCTGGATGCCGCGCAGTTCTAA